From the Solibacillus sp. FSL R5-0449 genome, one window contains:
- a CDS encoding FtsW/RodA/SpoVE family cell cycle protein translates to MKQYFKNYFRNFDYGLLFVYILLMLFGLVMIYSSSIWVSIMQYDANPNFYYNRQLVNIILALILFTVAVITPYKRLSSKSILGLLLAIMFILELWLLIAGNSVNGSRSWISLFGLMNFQPSEFAKLFIIIFFAGTFYRKSVNRGSMQLLTFDDVSYPLGMWLFIVLVVGFETDLGALVIIVAIALVVVITSGLRGKTLGRIFGLLSALGVVGMIGILIFKWDTVFNASRRGRITSFLDPFSDPLNSGYHVVNGYYAIGAGGLEGRGLGQSIQKLGYVPEPQTDFIMAIIAEELGIFGVSIVILGLGFIVMRGYYIAMSTKDPLARMLAAGISTWIGLQTFINLGGLSGLIPLTGVTLPFISYGGTSILLLSVAMGILINVSTHHKLEKRK, encoded by the coding sequence ATGAAACAATATTTTAAAAATTATTTCCGCAATTTTGATTATGGTTTGTTATTCGTTTATATTTTATTGATGTTATTTGGACTTGTCATGATTTACAGCTCGAGTATTTGGGTTTCTATTATGCAATATGATGCAAATCCTAATTTTTATTACAATCGTCAGCTCGTCAATATCATTTTGGCACTGATTTTGTTTACGGTCGCTGTTATCACACCCTATAAAAGATTATCCAGTAAATCTATATTAGGTCTTTTACTGGCAATTATGTTTATACTAGAGTTATGGCTTTTAATAGCCGGCAATAGTGTTAACGGTTCAAGAAGTTGGATTAGCCTATTTGGCCTCATGAATTTCCAGCCATCCGAATTTGCCAAACTCTTTATTATTATTTTCTTTGCGGGAACTTTTTACCGTAAAAGTGTGAACCGTGGTTCGATGCAGCTGTTAACATTTGATGATGTGTCGTATCCGCTGGGCATGTGGCTGTTTATCGTACTTGTTGTCGGTTTTGAGACCGATCTCGGTGCACTTGTCATCATTGTAGCCATTGCACTTGTTGTTGTTATTACGAGCGGACTTAGAGGTAAAACGCTCGGGCGAATTTTTGGCCTGCTTTCGGCTTTGGGTGTTGTCGGAATGATCGGGATTTTAATCTTTAAATGGGATACGGTTTTTAATGCGAGTCGAAGAGGCCGTATTACTTCCTTTTTGGACCCTTTCAGCGATCCGCTTAATTCCGGGTATCATGTTGTCAACGGCTATTATGCAATCGGAGCGGGGGGCTTGGAAGGGCGCGGGCTCGGGCAGTCGATTCAAAAGCTTGGATATGTACCTGAACCGCAAACCGATTTCATTATGGCGATTATTGCCGAAGAGTTAGGGATTTTTGGTGTATCAATTGTTATTCTTGGTTTAGGCTTTATTGTGATGCGCGGTTATTATATCGCGATGTCAACAAAAGATCCGCTTGCACGAATGTTAGCGGCGGGCATTTCTACATGGATTGGATTACAGACTTTTATTAATTTAGGTGGATTATCGGGACTTATCCCGTTAACCGGAGTAACGTTACCTTTTATTAGCTATGGCGGTACTTCTATATTATTGCTCTCAGTAGCAATGGGGATACTTATTAATGTATCCACACATCACAAATTGGAAAAAAGAAAGTAA
- the pyc gene encoding pyruvate carboxylase: MKSIQKILVANRGEIAIRILRACNELHIKTVAIYSREDSGSYHRYKADEAYIIGVGKKPIDAYLDIEGIIKIAKEANVDAIHPGYGFLSENVDFARRCEEEGIQFIGPTSKHLDMFGDKVKAREQAVSAEIPVIPGTDGPVANLEEVEQFSEAYGFPIMIKAALGGGGRGMRLVNSKEELQSAYERAKSEAKAAFGSDEVYVEKAIIKPKHIEVQIIGDTHGNIVHLYERDCSIQRRHQKVVEIAPSNSISEQLRNDICDAAVKLMKKVGYINAGTVEFLVADNQFYFIEVNPRIQVEHTITEMITGLDIVHAQIKVAEGLDLHSKEVGIPAQDKIPLFGYAIQSRVTTEDPANDFMPDTGKLMVYRSSGGFGVRLDAGNGFQGAVVTPYYDSLLVKISTWGMTFEEAAAKMDRNLREFRIRGVKTNIPFLGNVVVHEKFIKGEFDTSFIDTTPELFEFPERKDRGTKLLNYIGNVTLNGFPGVEKRTKPIFVQPDKPKVDILIPTPAGTKQILDAQGADGLVKWIKEQEDVLLTDTTFRDAHQSLLATRVRTQDMLEIADETSRLMHDYFSLEMWGGATFDVAYRFLSENPWDRLEKLRKKIPNVLFQMLLRGANAVGYTNYPDNLIREFIQESASSGVDVFRIFDSLNWIKGMEVAIDEVRNSGKVAEAAICYTGDILDDSRAKYTVQYYKDMARELEATGAHILAIKDMAGLLKPQAAYRLISELKDATSLPIHLHTHDTSGNGIYLYAKAIEAGVDIIDTALGSMAGLTSQPSANSLYYAMKGSERNVRGDIESLEKLSYYWEDVRKYYTDFESGMNAPHSEIYVHEMPGGQYSNLQQQAKAVGLGDRWDEVKKMYSRVNLMFGDIVKVTPSSKVVGDMALFMVQNDLTEDNIVERGQTIDFPESVIEFFQGYLGQPHGGFPVEIQKVVLKDRTPITVRPGELLPPVDFDQLTAELTEKCGRAPSKQDVLAYALYPKVFEQYIDAVNAFGDVSVLDTPTFFYGLKLGEEIEVEIEKGKTLIVKLVSIGEPQHDGTRIIYFELNGQSRELVIQDLTVEVDGSIALKADPSNPNQIGATMPGTVLKVVVNKGSTVKRGEHLLITEAMKMETTVQAPKDGIVKEIYAKAGDAISTGDLLIELE; this comes from the coding sequence ATGAAGTCGATTCAAAAGATTTTAGTTGCAAACCGAGGCGAAATCGCAATCCGTATTTTACGCGCCTGTAATGAGTTACATATTAAAACAGTGGCAATTTATTCCCGTGAAGATAGCGGATCATATCACCGCTATAAAGCAGACGAAGCATATATCATCGGCGTAGGTAAAAAACCGATAGATGCTTATTTGGATATTGAAGGCATCATCAAAATTGCAAAAGAGGCCAATGTGGATGCGATTCATCCTGGTTACGGCTTTTTATCGGAGAATGTTGATTTCGCACGACGTTGTGAAGAGGAAGGTATTCAGTTTATTGGACCGACTTCAAAGCATCTTGATATGTTTGGTGACAAAGTAAAAGCACGTGAACAGGCAGTTTCTGCGGAAATCCCGGTTATACCTGGTACAGACGGTCCTGTAGCAAACTTAGAGGAAGTAGAACAGTTTAGTGAAGCATATGGCTTCCCGATCATGATTAAGGCGGCTCTTGGCGGCGGTGGACGTGGGATGCGTTTAGTCAATTCCAAAGAAGAACTGCAATCAGCTTATGAGCGTGCAAAATCTGAAGCAAAAGCAGCATTTGGATCGGACGAAGTATATGTGGAGAAGGCGATAATTAAGCCGAAGCATATTGAAGTACAAATCATCGGGGATACACACGGCAATATTGTGCATCTATATGAACGTGACTGTTCGATTCAACGACGTCATCAAAAGGTTGTGGAAATTGCACCATCAAATTCCATTTCCGAACAGCTCCGCAATGATATTTGTGATGCGGCTGTTAAGTTAATGAAAAAAGTCGGCTATATTAATGCAGGGACTGTCGAGTTTTTAGTTGCAGACAATCAATTTTATTTCATTGAAGTAAATCCGCGTATTCAAGTTGAACATACGATTACAGAAATGATTACCGGTCTTGATATTGTGCATGCACAAATTAAAGTTGCAGAAGGGCTTGACCTTCATTCGAAAGAAGTAGGAATTCCTGCACAGGACAAAATTCCGCTGTTCGGTTATGCGATTCAGTCTCGAGTAACAACGGAAGACCCTGCAAATGACTTTATGCCGGATACAGGGAAACTGATGGTATACCGTTCTAGTGGCGGTTTTGGTGTTCGTCTGGACGCAGGAAATGGCTTCCAGGGTGCTGTTGTCACACCATACTATGATTCCTTGCTTGTAAAAATTTCGACTTGGGGAATGACGTTTGAAGAAGCAGCAGCGAAAATGGACCGTAACTTACGCGAATTCCGTATTCGAGGTGTGAAAACAAATATTCCATTTTTAGGGAATGTTGTAGTACATGAAAAATTCATAAAAGGCGAGTTTGACACGAGCTTTATCGATACGACACCGGAATTATTTGAATTCCCTGAACGTAAAGACCGTGGTACGAAACTATTAAACTATATCGGAAATGTCACATTAAATGGATTCCCAGGTGTTGAAAAACGTACAAAGCCGATTTTTGTACAGCCTGATAAGCCAAAAGTAGACATTCTTATTCCTACTCCAGCAGGCACAAAGCAAATTCTTGATGCGCAGGGTGCAGACGGGCTTGTGAAATGGATTAAAGAGCAAGAAGATGTTTTACTGACAGACACGACATTCCGTGATGCCCATCAGTCGTTGCTTGCAACGCGTGTGCGTACACAGGATATGCTTGAAATTGCAGACGAAACATCTCGTCTGATGCATGATTATTTCTCACTTGAAATGTGGGGTGGGGCAACGTTTGATGTTGCATACCGATTCCTAAGTGAAAATCCATGGGACCGATTGGAAAAACTTAGAAAGAAAATTCCGAATGTTCTGTTTCAAATGCTGTTACGCGGAGCGAATGCGGTAGGTTATACGAACTATCCTGATAATCTGATTCGTGAGTTTATTCAGGAATCCGCTTCTTCAGGTGTGGATGTTTTCCGTATTTTCGACTCGCTGAACTGGATTAAAGGAATGGAAGTAGCGATTGATGAAGTACGTAATAGCGGAAAAGTAGCGGAAGCGGCCATCTGTTACACAGGCGATATTTTAGATGACAGCCGTGCGAAATATACGGTTCAATACTACAAAGATATGGCACGTGAGCTAGAGGCAACAGGTGCGCATATTCTGGCAATTAAAGATATGGCGGGATTACTGAAACCACAGGCAGCATACCGACTTATTTCCGAGCTGAAAGATGCGACTAGTCTGCCAATCCACTTGCATACACATGATACGAGCGGAAATGGTATTTACTTATATGCGAAAGCAATTGAAGCGGGTGTTGATATTATTGATACAGCATTAGGTTCAATGGCTGGTTTAACATCTCAGCCAAGCGCCAACTCATTGTACTATGCAATGAAGGGTTCTGAACGTAATGTACGTGGAGATATTGAAAGCCTGGAAAAATTATCGTACTACTGGGAAGATGTTCGTAAATATTATACAGATTTCGAAAGTGGCATGAATGCACCACATTCTGAAATTTATGTACATGAAATGCCTGGCGGTCAATACAGTAACCTGCAGCAACAAGCAAAAGCAGTCGGTTTAGGCGACCGTTGGGATGAAGTGAAGAAGATGTATTCCCGTGTAAATCTAATGTTCGGTGATATTGTAAAAGTAACACCGTCATCAAAGGTAGTAGGGGATATGGCATTATTTATGGTGCAAAATGATTTAACGGAAGACAATATTGTTGAGCGAGGACAAACGATTGATTTCCCTGAATCCGTGATTGAATTCTTCCAAGGCTATTTAGGACAGCCGCATGGCGGATTCCCGGTAGAAATCCAGAAAGTTGTATTGAAGGATCGTACACCGATTACAGTTCGTCCGGGAGAATTATTGCCGCCGGTTGATTTTGATCAGCTGACAGCAGAATTAACCGAAAAATGTGGACGGGCTCCGTCTAAACAAGACGTATTGGCCTATGCGCTTTACCCGAAAGTATTTGAGCAATATATTGATGCAGTAAATGCATTCGGTGATGTTTCTGTACTCGATACACCAACATTCTTCTATGGTTTGAAACTTGGCGAAGAAATTGAAGTGGAAATCGAAAAAGGAAAGACACTGATTGTGAAGCTTGTATCGATTGGTGAACCGCAGCATGACGGCACACGTATAATTTACTTTGAACTGAATGGTCAATCACGTGAACTGGTAATTCAAGACTTAACAGTTGAAGTAGATGGCAGCATCGCATTGAAAGCCGATCCTTCAAATCCGAACCAGATTGGTGCAACAATGCCAGGTACTGTGTTAAAAGTTGTAGTTAATAAAGGAAGCACAGTCAAACGTGGCGAACATTTATTAATTACTGAAGCGATGAAAATGGAAACAACCGTTCAAGCGCCAAAAGACGGCATTGTAAAAGAAATCTATGCAAAAGCAGGAGACGCCATTTCTACAGGCGATCTGCTGATTGAATTAGAATAG
- a CDS encoding heme A synthase, which yields MHQKYYKFLKWFAVLSTLGMLLILQGGALVTKTDSGLGCGRNWPDCNGSLIPKEITTEVLIEFSHRLVTGSVSIFILILVIWTWRALGHIREVKLLGFLALFFLALQALIGAAQVLWGQGDFILALHFGISLISFAAVLLLTLIVFEVDKKFDADRLYMSRKLKIHTICVTLYSYIVVYTGALVRHTDASLVCPDWPFCRNDQPMTIPYNMYEWVQMGHRFAVLIFVIWIAYIAIHVIRNYKSQRIIFWGWTIALSLVIFQVIAGMLVVLLKLHLFVSLMHSLLITLLFGLLCYLIMLVSRSK from the coding sequence ATGCATCAAAAATATTACAAATTTCTAAAATGGTTTGCTGTTTTGTCTACCCTCGGCATGTTGCTCATCCTTCAAGGTGGAGCACTAGTTACAAAGACTGATAGCGGTTTGGGCTGTGGAAGAAACTGGCCGGACTGCAACGGTTCATTAATACCGAAAGAAATTACGACAGAAGTATTAATTGAATTTTCTCACCGCCTTGTAACGGGTTCAGTATCCATTTTTATTCTTATTCTCGTTATTTGGACATGGCGTGCGCTGGGCCATATACGGGAAGTTAAACTATTAGGGTTTTTGGCGCTATTCTTCCTTGCTCTTCAGGCACTCATTGGGGCTGCCCAAGTATTATGGGGACAAGGTGACTTTATTTTAGCGTTACATTTCGGGATTTCATTGATCTCATTTGCGGCTGTACTGCTGCTTACCTTGATTGTATTTGAAGTCGACAAAAAGTTTGATGCCGATCGATTGTACATGAGCAGGAAATTAAAAATACATACTATTTGCGTTACTTTATATTCATATATAGTTGTTTATACAGGGGCTCTTGTACGTCATACCGATGCTAGTCTTGTTTGTCCGGACTGGCCGTTCTGCCGTAATGATCAGCCGATGACGATACCATACAATATGTATGAGTGGGTTCAGATGGGGCACCGTTTTGCAGTGTTAATTTTCGTAATTTGGATTGCCTATATTGCCATCCATGTTATCAGAAATTACAAGAGTCAGCGAATCATTTTCTGGGGCTGGACAATTGCTCTATCACTTGTCATCTTCCAAGTGATTGCCGGCATGCTCGTAGTCTTGTTGAAACTTCACTTATTCGTTTCATTAATGCACTCGTTACTAATTACACTTCTATTCGGTTTATTATGTTATTTGATTATGCTCGTTTCAAGGTCTAAATAA
- the coxB gene encoding cytochrome c oxidase subunit II gives MMKGLKKWRLFSLLTVMTVFLSACGEEYISTLRPSGEVGKEQLNILYLSIAIMALVVIVVSTIYLVAFFKFRRSKVGEDHMPKQVEGSHTLEVIWTVIPIILLLVLAVPTLHYTYKFSNVAAMDEVDESGNNTALTVNVTAKLYWWEFEYPNQGIITAQELVVPTDEKVYFNLIASDVKHSFWIPAIGGKMDTNVDGINKFYLKFDKESAGLNDGEGVFYGKCAELCGPSHALMDFKVKALEPEAFDAWVAAMQATEGATADKESSNLGEATFANSCLGCHAVSGVAGNGLGPNLTTFGDRNRVAGYLEHTVENTTEWIVDPEPFKPGNTMTGKYDVTREEAQAIAEYLMTLSVEK, from the coding sequence ATGATGAAAGGGCTTAAAAAATGGCGTTTATTCTCGTTATTAACAGTAATGACAGTATTCCTTTCAGCATGTGGTGAAGAGTATATCTCGACGCTTCGTCCATCTGGTGAAGTCGGTAAAGAGCAATTAAACATCTTATATCTATCCATAGCTATTATGGCGTTAGTCGTTATTGTTGTATCGACAATTTATTTAGTTGCTTTCTTTAAATTCCGCCGTTCAAAAGTTGGCGAAGACCATATGCCGAAGCAAGTGGAAGGCAGCCATACTTTAGAGGTAATATGGACAGTTATTCCAATTATTTTATTATTAGTCTTAGCTGTTCCAACGCTGCACTATACGTATAAATTCTCGAACGTTGCGGCAATGGACGAAGTAGACGAAAGCGGTAACAATACTGCACTTACTGTAAATGTTACGGCAAAGTTATACTGGTGGGAGTTTGAATATCCAAACCAAGGAATTATTACAGCACAGGAACTGGTTGTTCCTACTGATGAAAAAGTATACTTCAACTTAATCGCATCTGATGTAAAGCACTCATTCTGGATTCCGGCAATTGGCGGAAAAATGGATACGAACGTTGATGGTATTAACAAATTCTATTTAAAGTTTGATAAAGAATCAGCCGGATTAAACGATGGTGAAGGCGTATTCTACGGTAAATGTGCGGAGTTATGTGGTCCTTCACACGCTTTAATGGACTTCAAAGTAAAAGCACTTGAACCCGAAGCGTTTGACGCATGGGTTGCAGCAATGCAGGCAACTGAAGGAGCTACAGCAGATAAAGAGTCTTCTAATTTAGGTGAAGCGACATTTGCTAACTCTTGCTTAGGATGTCACGCAGTATCCGGTGTTGCAGGCAATGGATTAGGTCCTAACTTAACAACTTTCGGTGACCGTAACCGTGTGGCTGGTTACTTGGAGCATACAGTTGAAAATACGACTGAATGGATTGTTGATCCTGAACCGTTTAAACCAGGTAACACAATGACTGGTAAATACGATGTTACTAGGGAAGAAGCGCAAGCAATTGCTGAATATTTAATGACATTATCAGTTGAAAAGTAA
- a CDS encoding cytochrome c oxidase subunit I, whose translation MSSVTQKKGFGAHVWDYLTTVDHKKIAIMYLAAGTLFFAIAGFEALLMRIQLMFPESTFISAGLFNELLTMHGTTMLFLAATPIIFAFMNAVVPLQIGARDVAFPFLNSLGFWLFFIGAVFLHLSFFLGGAPDAGWTSYASLSLYSPGHGIDFYILGLQISGAGTLISGINFIVTIITMRAPGMTFMRMPLFTWTTLVASSLILFAFPPLTGGLFLMLVDRMFGANFFDHTMGGNTIIWEHLFWIFGHPEVYILVLPAFGLFSEIIPVFARKRLFGYSSMVFATILIGFLGFMVWAHHMFTVGLGATANAIFAVATMAIAVPTGMKVFNWILTIWGGSIKVTVPMLYALGFIPSFVAGGVTGVMQATAPLDYQLHDSYFIVAHFHYVIVGGIVTGLFGSAHFYWPIMFNRALNPKLGMITFWMFFIGFHLTFFIQHFLGLMGMPRRVFTYMEGQGWDLFNFISSIGAIMMGIGVILLVIDAILSIKSEPVNRRDYWGDGRSLEWALETPLPFYNFKQTPLIRGYDPYWIEKEEGNKEGMVYAEPLGEIHMPNNSILPFIMSIGMMIAAFGALYSPWGDQVQAGTATGTTPAVSLALMIGGLGLTIACMIIRSFKDDLGFHVTVAEIEQVEADLAHYRATGNKGGIK comes from the coding sequence GTGAGCTCTGTTACACAGAAAAAGGGCTTTGGAGCACATGTATGGGACTATTTAACAACGGTCGATCATAAAAAGATCGCAATCATGTATTTAGCAGCCGGTACATTGTTCTTCGCAATTGCAGGATTTGAAGCGTTACTGATGCGTATTCAATTAATGTTCCCTGAAAGTACGTTCATTTCTGCAGGCCTGTTTAACGAACTATTAACAATGCACGGCACAACGATGCTATTCTTAGCAGCAACACCAATAATATTTGCCTTTATGAATGCGGTCGTGCCACTTCAAATTGGAGCACGTGACGTTGCATTCCCATTCCTGAACTCATTAGGATTTTGGCTGTTCTTTATTGGTGCAGTATTCCTTCACCTATCATTCTTTTTAGGTGGAGCACCTGATGCAGGTTGGACTTCTTATGCATCATTATCTTTATATTCACCGGGCCATGGTATCGACTTCTATATTCTTGGTCTGCAAATCTCGGGTGCAGGTACGTTAATTTCAGGTATTAACTTCATCGTAACAATCATTACGATGCGTGCACCAGGTATGACGTTCATGCGTATGCCTTTATTTACTTGGACGACTTTAGTAGCAAGTTCTTTAATTTTATTCGCATTCCCTCCACTTACTGGTGGATTGTTCTTAATGTTAGTTGACCGTATGTTTGGGGCAAACTTCTTCGATCATACAATGGGTGGTAATACAATTATTTGGGAGCACTTATTCTGGATTTTCGGTCACCCTGAAGTATACATCTTAGTATTGCCGGCATTCGGTTTATTCTCGGAAATTATTCCGGTTTTCGCTCGTAAACGTTTATTCGGATACTCATCAATGGTATTCGCTACAATTCTAATCGGTTTCTTAGGGTTCATGGTATGGGCCCACCACATGTTCACAGTTGGTTTAGGTGCTACTGCGAACGCAATTTTCGCTGTTGCTACAATGGCGATCGCTGTTCCGACTGGGATGAAAGTATTCAACTGGATCCTTACAATTTGGGGCGGTTCGATTAAAGTAACAGTGCCAATGCTTTATGCACTTGGATTTATTCCATCATTCGTTGCTGGTGGGGTTACAGGGGTAATGCAGGCAACTGCACCACTTGACTATCAGCTGCATGACTCTTACTTTATCGTTGCGCATTTCCACTACGTAATCGTAGGTGGTATCGTAACAGGTTTATTCGGTTCAGCACATTTCTACTGGCCAATTATGTTTAACCGTGCATTAAATCCTAAACTGGGAATGATTACTTTCTGGATGTTCTTCATCGGGTTCCACTTAACGTTCTTCATCCAGCATTTCTTAGGATTAATGGGTATGCCGCGTCGTGTATTCACTTACATGGAAGGGCAAGGTTGGGATTTATTCAACTTTATCTCGTCAATCGGTGCTATTATGATGGGAATCGGGGTAATATTATTAGTAATCGACGCAATATTATCGATCAAATCTGAACCGGTTAACCGTCGTGATTACTGGGGCGATGGTCGTTCACTTGAGTGGGCGCTTGAAACACCGCTGCCATTCTATAACTTTAAACAAACACCACTTATTCGTGGTTATGATCCTTATTGGATTGAAAAAGAAGAAGGTAATAAAGAAGGTATGGTTTATGCTGAGCCATTAGGTGAAATTCATATGCCAAACAATTCAATTCTGCCATTTATTATGTCAATCGGAATGATGATTGCCGCATTTGGTGCTCTTTACAGCCCATGGGGAGATCAAGTACAGGCTGGTACAGCTACAGGTACAACACCTGCCGTTTCTTTAGCATTGATGATTGGTGGTCTTGGATTAACAATCGCATGTATGATTATTCGTTCGTTCAAAGACGATTTAGGATTCCATGTAACAGTTGCTGAAATTGAACAAGTGGAAGCGGATTTAGCTCACTACCGTGCAACAGGTAATAAAGGGGGCATCAAGTAA
- a CDS encoding cytochrome (ubi)quinol oxidase subunit III encodes MDINQKFTPQTWPKHPEQATMEGKNKLVGLWIFLASDTVLFASVFATYIALKDSGPAGMEFSAKELYELPLAFVMTMLLLTSSLTSVYAMYHMRNFNYSGVRTWMGITVLLGLGFLALEIYEFQHYIHIGFGYTQSAFSSAFFTLVGMHGLHVIIGLVWITGLIIRNSSRGLNLYNAPKFFAASLYWHFIDVVWVFIFTVVYLMGVVG; translated from the coding sequence ATGGATATTAATCAAAAATTTACTCCACAAACTTGGCCGAAACACCCTGAACAAGCTACTATGGAAGGGAAAAACAAGTTAGTTGGACTTTGGATTTTCCTGGCATCGGATACAGTACTATTCGCGAGTGTATTTGCTACATATATCGCGCTTAAAGATAGCGGTCCGGCAGGGATGGAATTCTCGGCAAAAGAACTTTATGAGTTACCGTTGGCGTTTGTGATGACAATGTTATTATTAACATCTTCATTAACATCTGTATATGCGATGTACCATATGAGAAACTTTAACTACTCCGGTGTCCGTACTTGGATGGGGATTACAGTATTATTAGGCTTAGGCTTCCTTGCACTGGAAATCTATGAATTCCAGCACTATATACACATTGGGTTTGGTTATACACAATCGGCGTTCTCTTCTGCGTTCTTTACGCTCGTAGGAATGCACGGTTTGCACGTTATTATCGGTTTAGTTTGGATTACGGGATTAATCATCCGCAATAGTAGCCGTGGATTGAACTTATACAACGCACCGAAGTTCTTTGCAGCTTCACTTTACTGGCACTTCATTGACGTTGTATGGGTATTCATTTTCACAGTAGTCTATCTGATGGGAGTGGTTGGATAA
- a CDS encoding cytochrome C oxidase subunit IV family protein, protein MGHETHVEVRTQAQFEYDREHAKAHMRKQVVNFAIMIFLTFIAFAAVLADFAPTFIIPIILLLAGVQVVLQLYAFMHLEDRTTHMVGVIEFFIWSAAFIAFTFFVAFTTIIWWGN, encoded by the coding sequence ATGGGACACGAAACTCATGTAGAAGTACGTACTCAGGCACAATTCGAATATGACAGAGAACATGCCAAAGCGCATATGCGTAAACAAGTAGTAAACTTTGCGATCATGATTTTCCTGACTTTTATCGCATTTGCCGCTGTACTGGCTGATTTTGCTCCAACATTTATCATTCCGATTATTTTATTATTGGCTGGAGTACAAGTAGTACTGCAACTTTATGCTTTTATGCACTTGGAAGACCGCACTACCCATATGGTTGGTGTCATTGAATTCTTCATCTGGAGTGCTGCCTTCATCGCGTTTACGTTCTTCGTGGCGTTTACAACTATTATTTGGTGGGGGAACTAA
- the ctaG gene encoding cytochrome c oxidase assembly factor CtaG, whose amino-acid sequence MPISIFGFQALWSPYLFGCLLIVTAFYFLLTVTWREKFKVSEPLKKSEAAYFIAGIISFYIIKGSPIDLLGHIMFTMHMTQMAFLLLLVPIFFIKGIPWWVWKVVVEAPVMRTIFKIFTKPLVSIIVFIGLFSVYHLPSVFDTIKLNEVYHLAYTAILFISAIFMYWPLLNNVDGQHEMKNMNKLAYIASNAVLITPACALIIFASSPMYGTYSDSDMWLKAMELCVPSSTLSGLTLSGPELFSSMDLLSDQQVGGVLMKIIQEIIFGVILFKIFRKWWNTERSNQQEITDNALKEFQNRTQY is encoded by the coding sequence ATGCCAATAAGTATATTCGGTTTTCAAGCATTATGGAGCCCATATTTATTCGGGTGTTTACTAATTGTAACGGCGTTCTATTTTTTACTGACTGTTACATGGCGAGAAAAATTTAAAGTAAGTGAACCATTAAAGAAAAGTGAAGCAGCTTATTTTATAGCAGGAATCATTTCTTTTTATATAATTAAAGGATCTCCAATTGATTTGCTTGGTCATATTATGTTTACAATGCATATGACGCAAATGGCCTTTTTACTATTATTGGTGCCGATCTTCTTTATAAAAGGAATTCCTTGGTGGGTTTGGAAAGTGGTTGTGGAAGCCCCGGTAATGCGAACGATTTTTAAAATTTTCACTAAACCGCTCGTATCTATCATCGTTTTTATTGGCTTATTTTCGGTCTATCATTTACCATCTGTATTTGACACGATTAAATTAAATGAAGTATACCATCTTGCTTACACAGCGATTCTGTTTATTTCAGCTATTTTTATGTACTGGCCATTATTGAATAATGTTGATGGACAGCATGAAATGAAGAATATGAATAAATTGGCGTATATTGCTTCGAATGCAGTATTAATCACACCAGCCTGTGCGCTTATTATATTTGCTTCGAGCCCGATGTACGGTACATACAGTGATAGTGACATGTGGCTGAAGGCAATGGAATTATGTGTTCCTTCCTCTACATTATCAGGACTTACATTATCAGGTCCTGAGCTGTTCTCGAGTATGGATTTATTAAGTGATCAGCAAGTCGGCGGCGTATTGATGAAAATTATTCAGGAAATCATATTTGGGGTTATTTTGTTTAAAATTTTCCGTAAGTGGTGGAATACCGAGCGCTCGAATCAGCAGGAAATTACAGATAATGCTTTAAAAGAGTTTCAAAATAGAACACAGTACTAA